A genomic region of Ictidomys tridecemlineatus isolate mIctTri1 chromosome 10, mIctTri1.hap1, whole genome shotgun sequence contains the following coding sequences:
- the Lhx4 gene encoding LIM/homeobox protein Lhx4 isoform X6: MVWNQVDANPLQRWHLGCGNRVPKRFGTKCTACQQGIPPTQVVRKAQDFVYHLHCFACIICSRQLATGDEFYLMEDGRLVCKEDYETAKQNDDSEAGAKRPRTTITAKQLETLKNAYKNSPKPARHVREQLSSETGLDMRVVQVWFQNRRAKEKRLKKDAGRHRWGQFYKSVKRSRGGSKQEKESSAEDCGVSDSELSFREDQILSELGHTNRIYGNVGDVTGGQLMNGNFSMDGTGQSYQDLRDGSPYGIPQSPSSISSLPSHAPLLNGLDYTVDSNLGIIAHAGQGVSQTLRAMAGGPTSDISTGSSVGYPDFPTSPASWLDEMDHPAF, from the exons GCGCTTCGGCACGAAATGCACGGCCTGCCAGCAGGGCATCCCCCCGACCCAGGTGGTCCGCAAGGCCCAGGACTTTGTCTACCACCTGCACTGCTTCGCCTGTATCATCTGCAGCCGGCAGCTGGCCACGGGGGACGAGTTCTACCTCATGGAGGATGGGCGGCTGGTGTGCAAGGAGGACTACGAGACGGCCAAGCAGAACG ATGACTCGGAGGCTGGAGCTAAGCGGCCGCGGACCACCATCACAGCCAAGCAGCTGGAGACGCTAAAGAATGCCTACAAGAACTCCCCGAAACCCGCGCGCCACGTGAGGGAGCAGCTGTCCTCGGAGACAGGCCTGGACATGAGGGTGGTTCAG GTTTGGTTTCAGAACAGGAGGGCCAAGGAGAAACGCTTGAAGAAGGACGCAGGGCGGCATCGCTGGGGACAGTTCTATAAGAGCGTCAAGAGGAGCCGGGGAGGCAGCAAGCAGGAGAAGGAGAGCTCGGCAGAGGACTGTGGGGTTAGTGACAGTGAGCTGAGCTTCCGAG AAGATCAAATTCTCTCAGAACTTGGCCACACCAATAGGATTTATGGCAACGTGGGGGACGTTACAGGTGGACAGTTAATGAATGGGAACTTCTCCATGGACGGGACAGGACAATCCTATCAGGACTTGAGGGATGGGAGTCCCTATGGAatcccccagtctccatcctccatCTCGTCCCTGCCATCCCACGCTCCTTTGCTCAATGGGCTGGATTACACGGTGGACAGTAATTTGGGCATCATTGCGCATGCAGGGCAGGGCGTGAGCCAGACGCTGAGAGCCATGGCTGGGGGACCCACCTCTGACATCTCCACAGGAAGCAGTGTAGGCTACCCCGACTTTCCAACTAGCCCAGCCTCTTGGCTTGATGAAATGGATCATCCTGCTTTTTAA